A section of the Spirosoma pollinicola genome encodes:
- a CDS encoding SusC/RagA family TonB-linked outer membrane protein produces MQHFYTAPPPLKRLLTACLLAVLALPTSLVSAHSPNASLHKTADIVVKGRVKDALTNETLTGCTIVIKGSQRGTTTDANGSYSISVPDGNAVLVVGFIGYEKQEIVVGNRSVIDVDLKAEASELSQVVVIGYGSAAKKDMTGAVKSLKATDFNKGIINSPEQLLQGKVAGVNVTSASGEPGGSQSITIRGPGGVRTGSTPLFVLDGLALDNSSTGGGGAINPLNFLNPQDIESIDVLKDASATAIYGSRGANGVVLITTKKGKAGVSTLNYSTSYGISTLARALPVFSADEYRQQVPLVGGVLDDLKGNTDWQKEITRTAFTKNHNISLGGGSEKTTFYGSFGLQNQDGILKGSQMDRYTGRINISQKLLEDRLTIDANLSASYTNNQRPPIESMLGSAISNNPTYPAYDALGKPAQYQSISNPLTSLQLNQDITKITRIVGNISPSFRIIKGLVYKLNFGIDNSSSVRDLQSLPNAVPFQDGRLETNNAYNNNRLIENYLTYTYAQGDHNLTALAGHSYQKFSLQGRAYSINKFPISDILPIYNPGLGQELTLTNNKPTGYATLNELQSFFGRVNYQFKDKYLITATVRADGSSKFGSNNKYGIFPSFSAGWRLSEEAFLKSSPFSDLKLRAGWGRTGNQEIPSKITQALFTSQVSAATSYPLTATGPYPAGTSYSRLSNPDIQWEVSNQTDVGLDFALFNGAISGGIDYFRKVSSNILLEVIPADPVQPAGTFWTNVPNMTITNKGLELELMYHYTAKSGFRFDVGGNMTFINNIVNNSPYSVIPSGSASGSGLTSATINGYLNGQPIGTFFLKEFTGFDDKGLSTYRDADGDGLITDKDRVAAGSALPTKQFNFNTNASFKGFDLSANFNGVSGNKLYDNTANSNFYKLRLSKGINTTPEAVANANESVNNAAPVSTRYLKNGSFFRLNNVALGYNFNTKALGIKRWVSGLRVSVTGQNLFVITKYNGYDPEVNSDRQINGISSYGIDYLSYPKARSVVFGLNLTL; encoded by the coding sequence ATGCAACATTTTTACACAGCTCCTCCTCCGCTAAAACGTCTCCTTACGGCCTGTTTACTGGCGGTTTTAGCCTTACCAACTTCACTGGTTTCTGCCCACAGCCCGAACGCATCGCTGCATAAAACAGCCGACATCGTTGTGAAAGGGCGCGTAAAAGACGCGCTGACAAACGAAACACTGACGGGCTGCACCATTGTCATTAAAGGAAGTCAGCGCGGCACGACGACCGATGCCAACGGTAGTTACTCCATCTCCGTACCAGACGGAAATGCTGTTCTGGTTGTTGGATTTATTGGCTACGAAAAGCAGGAAATCGTGGTGGGCAACCGCTCGGTTATTGATGTAGACCTGAAGGCCGAAGCCTCCGAACTATCGCAGGTAGTTGTTATTGGCTACGGTAGTGCCGCCAAGAAAGACATGACCGGCGCGGTTAAATCCCTGAAAGCGACTGACTTTAACAAGGGAATCATCAACTCACCGGAGCAGCTTTTGCAGGGCAAAGTAGCCGGGGTTAACGTTACCTCTGCCAGTGGTGAGCCCGGTGGTAGCCAGTCGATCACCATTCGCGGACCGGGTGGCGTTCGTACCGGGAGCACTCCTCTTTTTGTACTCGACGGACTCGCGCTGGACAATTCGAGTACGGGCGGGGGTGGGGCCATCAATCCCCTGAACTTTCTAAATCCGCAGGACATCGAGTCGATTGACGTGCTGAAAGATGCATCGGCAACAGCTATTTATGGTTCTCGTGGTGCAAACGGTGTTGTCCTGATCACGACGAAGAAGGGCAAAGCGGGTGTTTCAACCCTCAACTATTCAACCAGTTACGGCATCTCTACCCTGGCACGGGCCTTGCCTGTGTTCTCGGCCGATGAGTACCGGCAACAGGTGCCACTCGTTGGGGGTGTTCTCGATGATTTAAAGGGCAATACCGATTGGCAAAAGGAGATTACCCGAACGGCGTTTACCAAAAATCATAATATATCGCTGGGTGGTGGTTCCGAAAAAACAACTTTCTACGGCTCATTTGGCCTGCAAAATCAAGATGGCATTTTGAAGGGCAGCCAGATGGATCGCTACACGGGGCGCATCAATATATCGCAGAAATTGCTGGAAGACCGGCTTACGATTGATGCTAACCTCAGCGCGTCGTATACGAACAATCAGCGGCCGCCTATCGAGAGTATGCTAGGGAGTGCCATTTCGAACAACCCGACCTATCCGGCTTACGATGCCCTTGGCAAACCGGCTCAGTATCAATCGATTTCAAACCCGCTAACCAGCCTCCAGTTAAATCAGGACATCACCAAAATCACCCGGATTGTCGGCAACATATCGCCTTCTTTCCGGATCATAAAAGGACTGGTTTATAAGCTTAATTTCGGTATCGACAATTCGAGTTCGGTACGCGATCTGCAATCGCTGCCGAATGCGGTGCCCTTTCAGGATGGCCGGTTAGAAACGAATAATGCGTATAACAACAACCGGTTGATCGAGAACTACCTGACCTACACCTACGCACAGGGCGACCACAACCTGACCGCGTTGGCCGGACATTCCTACCAGAAGTTTTCACTACAGGGGCGGGCGTATAGCATCAACAAGTTCCCTATTTCAGACATTCTGCCAATCTATAACCCCGGCCTGGGCCAGGAGCTGACGCTGACGAATAACAAGCCAACGGGCTATGCAACACTCAACGAACTGCAATCGTTTTTTGGCCGCGTCAATTACCAGTTCAAGGATAAATACCTGATCACGGCTACGGTTCGGGCCGATGGTTCCTCGAAGTTTGGGTCGAACAACAAGTACGGTATTTTCCCATCGTTCTCGGCGGGCTGGCGTTTATCGGAAGAAGCCTTTCTGAAATCATCGCCGTTCAGCGATTTGAAACTTCGCGCGGGCTGGGGCCGGACAGGCAACCAGGAGATACCTTCAAAAATCACACAGGCTCTGTTCACTTCGCAGGTATCGGCCGCAACCAGCTATCCGCTCACGGCTACGGGCCCTTACCCGGCTGGTACGTCTTATTCACGGCTATCAAACCCCGACATTCAATGGGAGGTATCAAACCAGACCGACGTAGGACTTGATTTTGCGCTGTTCAACGGGGCTATTTCCGGCGGAATCGACTATTTCAGAAAAGTGTCCAGCAATATCCTGCTCGAAGTAATTCCTGCCGATCCCGTTCAGCCAGCGGGTACGTTCTGGACCAATGTGCCGAACATGACGATTACCAACAAAGGGCTTGAACTGGAACTGATGTACCACTACACGGCGAAAAGTGGTTTCCGCTTCGATGTGGGTGGCAACATGACGTTTATCAACAACATCGTGAATAACTCCCCTTATTCAGTGATTCCGTCGGGTTCAGCGTCGGGCTCGGGTCTGACGTCGGCAACGATCAATGGCTATTTGAACGGTCAACCCATTGGTACATTCTTCCTGAAAGAGTTCACCGGCTTCGACGACAAGGGCTTAAGCACCTACCGCGATGCTGATGGCGATGGCCTGATAACCGACAAAGACCGGGTTGCGGCTGGCAGTGCGTTGCCAACGAAGCAGTTTAACTTCAACACGAATGCGTCGTTCAAAGGCTTTGACTTATCCGCCAATTTCAACGGTGTGTCTGGCAACAAACTGTACGACAACACGGCCAACTCCAACTTCTACAAGCTGCGGCTGTCGAAAGGAATCAACACCACACCCGAGGCCGTGGCAAACGCCAATGAGTCGGTCAACAACGCAGCACCGGTATCGACGCGCTATCTAAAAAACGGCTCGTTCTTCCGGCTGAATAACGTGGCACTGGGCTATAATTTCAATACGAAAGCATTAGGCATCAAACGCTGGGTGTCGGGCTTACGGGTGTCCGTTACGGGTCAGAATCTGTTCGTGATCACGAAATACAATGGCTATGATCCGGAAGTAAACTCCGACCGACAAATCAATGGTATTTCGTCGTATGGCATTGATTACCTGAGCTATCCGAAAGCAAGATCTGTCGTATTTGGTTTGAACCTGACACTCTAA
- a CDS encoding WD40/YVTN/BNR-like repeat-containing protein, which translates to MEIYSLAFLLLFQFPFSCNEALDLLASSPITDSRQKLNSHKSGLVNIVFKSTDGGQTWQDMSEGLPEGLKEDGFFATTNGLYLQAENGLYHSSPNSTAPYWEKDRFPDQLGRMYTNFQEKQVRIVFETVGGTAFIGSDNGLLKSTNGGETWKRVHTGGWVMKLVESNGVLMATSQKGILRSTDDGESWDCVISEGGVGIAVERINGGFAAITYNTQSETRRVRTSYDGGKSWQPIDADLPASLSIASIVEVGDYFFCGHPAGIFRSSDKGKTWKLLFPSIDNKVFNLSVSGNVIYAIPRAGGC; encoded by the coding sequence ATGGAAATCTATAGCCTAGCATTTTTGCTTCTTTTTCAATTCCCCTTTTCCTGTAACGAAGCATTAGACTTGCTTGCCTCATCGCCAATCACGGATAGCCGGCAAAAACTAAACAGCCACAAGTCGGGGCTTGTAAACATTGTTTTTAAATCTACTGATGGTGGACAAACCTGGCAGGACATGAGTGAAGGGCTGCCTGAAGGTTTGAAGGAAGATGGTTTCTTTGCAACTACTAATGGACTCTATTTACAGGCTGAAAATGGGTTATATCACAGTAGTCCAAATTCCACCGCTCCTTATTGGGAAAAGGATCGTTTCCCTGATCAGCTTGGTCGTATGTACACCAATTTTCAAGAGAAACAGGTACGTATCGTTTTTGAAACGGTTGGAGGCACCGCTTTCATCGGCTCCGACAACGGTCTTCTTAAATCGACTAACGGTGGGGAAACCTGGAAACGGGTCCACACTGGAGGCTGGGTAATGAAACTGGTAGAATCAAACGGTGTACTCATGGCAACCAGCCAGAAGGGTATATTACGATCGACAGATGATGGTGAAAGCTGGGATTGTGTGATTAGTGAAGGTGGTGTTGGCATCGCTGTAGAACGTATTAACGGTGGATTCGCGGCTATCACTTACAATACACAGTCAGAAACCAGAAGAGTACGGACATCTTATGACGGGGGTAAAAGCTGGCAGCCTATTGATGCCGACCTGCCGGCAAGCCTCTCCATTGCCTCAATTGTTGAGGTTGGTGACTACTTTTTTTGTGGTCATCCTGCCGGTATCTTCAGATCATCTGATAAGGGTAAAACATGGAAACTGTTATTTCCTTCTATTGATAATAAGGTCTTCAATTTATCTGTTTCAGGCAATGTAATTTATGCCATACCCAGAGCGGGAGGGTGTTGA
- a CDS encoding dihydrofolate reductase family protein: MSKLIAVMSMSLDGYVADSQDGVGEVFDWYFSGEVKIEAGGADAMTFHLSPPSAQHYKRLVQELGAVLTGRRTFEVANGWGGNHGWGPAFVLTHAIPDGWPRPNSTVHFVTDGLESAVRQAKAAAAGKAVGVHGADTIQQCLNAGLLDELQIDIAAVLLGSGIRLFDQLANAPYVLGNPTVISGIGVTHLRYPVLTRNSE, translated from the coding sequence ATGTCCAAACTTATCGCAGTCATGTCCATGTCGCTTGACGGTTATGTAGCCGACAGTCAGGATGGGGTAGGCGAGGTGTTTGATTGGTACTTTTCGGGCGAGGTGAAAATCGAGGCTGGTGGAGCCGATGCCATGACCTTTCACCTATCTCCTCCCAGTGCCCAACACTACAAACGTCTTGTCCAGGAACTGGGCGCGGTACTAACCGGTAGGCGTACCTTCGAGGTTGCCAATGGATGGGGAGGTAATCATGGGTGGGGACCAGCCTTCGTACTGACTCACGCTATTCCTGATGGCTGGCCACGGCCTAACTCAACTGTCCATTTCGTTACGGATGGGCTGGAGTCGGCCGTCAGGCAAGCGAAAGCTGCGGCCGCTGGTAAGGCCGTTGGCGTTCATGGTGCGGACACCATCCAACAGTGCCTAAACGCCGGTCTACTCGATGAACTACAGATTGACATTGCTGCCGTACTTCTGGGTTCAGGTATTCGACTCTTCGACCAGCTGGCCAACGCCCCGTATGTGCTTGGCAACCCAACCGTCATTTCGGGGATTGGCGTTACTCATCTGCGTTACCCGGTACTAACCAGGAATTCTGAATAA
- a CDS encoding carboxypeptidase-like regulatory domain-containing protein, translating to MPMRCSFFLSWITVVLLLGSNRLVHGQTTAVLTGNVTDATTGKPMPFANVYINGSTRGAITDEKGYFTLAGVPLGTVEIAASFVGYQPARQTIRSENTTLQMVNFRLKPSEQTLDAVTVRGNPKHWERQLRQFKKQLFGEPFGGQCLLVNSEVLNFKEDKEHLYATANEPLIIENQALGYRLIYALQHFDATPSGEVYSAGTARFDELKPENERQASRFQRNRLMAYKGSIRHLMASLTDNTFKEAGFLVYQEDLTKPISLEQRSITLATAVNDYKRLIPVKVSSLIQPGRLATERRLVSSMKLIVFYTNATSGFSPYPDARYAYTEMKLPGGQLQLTVDGIITMPEGMEAKGSMGNDRLSTMLPADWKPDGAEKETLTNGPLATQGKLALPDARLERITAAFTERFKWLAPSVFVHIDKPVYATGDRLWLSTYLLDAASHQRTSGETAMHVDLLTSTGKLVQHQWVRIADGRGEGNFRLSDTLRTGTYRLRAYTDEDDTQRRPAFERSVAIYNLFRSELSIRNDSVPQPVDVQILPEGGRWILGLPARLGVKIVQSNGHGLPTEGRIVDDLGTEVVRFKTNPQGMTSVSMEPKPQRTYYADVTYNNQPQRVPLPRPETEGLLLSADAISDTTRMALTILSSNRAVIDSAYMLIQQHGRLVDQRKIFLQNGVAKINLPMMTWLPGLAQITLYDATAMPQAERLFFVPEFIAPVRVRIGLNKTRYQPREQAILSVNLTDNGVPALAAISASITDAGQVPDDTADATLPTHLLLTGELRGRIENPNQYVVNHTAQTRQSLDDLLLTQGWRRVSGTPQTDSLGGVSLRGRIVNAKHQPIPGAQLIVASTGLGKSFVKTAGTDEQGRFRLAGLAIADTIQVMTRVTDRQLRNVATKEAFWVQEGTGSQWETSKLPVPLNESTMRSQLEAARIRQVANTDLYRDKTAKVLKEVTVRAQKYEERPEDIQLRSLHNAADAVVKFDEKSPTYSNLYEMMQGRLTGVMVTRKIAMEGVLKKGDYQVSMRGGNSFLGGTQPLYLMDGVPVQDPDGNVLMFFNPRDIERIEVLKSAGAAGIYGSRGGNGVIAFYSKGARYM from the coding sequence ATGCCTATGCGCTGCTCGTTCTTCCTCAGCTGGATAACTGTCGTTCTACTTTTGGGATCGAATCGGCTGGTTCATGGACAAACAACAGCCGTACTGACCGGCAACGTAACGGATGCCACGACGGGAAAACCCATGCCGTTTGCCAACGTCTATATAAATGGATCAACGCGGGGGGCAATCACCGACGAAAAGGGCTATTTTACATTGGCCGGTGTGCCACTGGGTACAGTCGAAATAGCCGCTTCATTTGTTGGTTACCAGCCTGCCAGGCAAACAATCCGATCCGAGAATACGACACTGCAGATGGTGAATTTTCGGCTGAAACCGAGTGAGCAAACGCTGGATGCCGTAACCGTACGGGGCAATCCGAAGCACTGGGAACGGCAACTGCGGCAGTTTAAAAAGCAACTCTTCGGCGAGCCGTTTGGCGGGCAATGCCTGCTTGTGAACAGCGAAGTGCTCAATTTTAAAGAAGATAAAGAGCATCTGTATGCCACGGCTAATGAGCCGCTGATTATTGAAAACCAGGCGCTGGGTTATCGGCTGATCTATGCCTTGCAACATTTCGATGCGACCCCGTCAGGCGAAGTCTATTCGGCGGGTACGGCCCGTTTTGACGAATTAAAACCCGAGAACGAGCGGCAAGCCAGCCGGTTTCAGCGGAACCGGCTGATGGCTTACAAAGGGTCAATCCGGCATTTGATGGCCAGCCTGACGGATAATACGTTCAAAGAGGCAGGCTTTCTGGTTTATCAGGAAGATCTCACCAAACCGATCTCCCTGGAACAGCGATCCATTACACTCGCGACTGCGGTTAATGACTACAAGCGCCTGATTCCAGTTAAGGTGTCTAGCTTGATTCAACCCGGTCGGTTAGCGACCGAACGTCGACTGGTTTCGTCTATGAAACTGATCGTATTCTATACGAATGCGACTTCGGGTTTCTCGCCCTATCCCGATGCGCGTTACGCCTACACGGAAATGAAACTGCCTGGTGGTCAGCTGCAACTGACCGTCGATGGCATTATTACCATGCCGGAAGGTATGGAAGCGAAAGGCTCGATGGGTAATGACCGGCTATCGACCATGCTGCCCGCCGATTGGAAACCCGATGGTGCTGAGAAGGAGACGTTGACGAACGGCCCACTGGCTACACAGGGAAAACTCGCGCTACCCGACGCCCGCCTGGAACGGATCACGGCGGCTTTTACCGAGCGATTCAAGTGGCTGGCTCCCAGCGTGTTTGTGCATATCGATAAACCGGTTTACGCCACTGGCGACCGGCTCTGGTTAAGTACGTACTTACTCGACGCGGCCAGTCACCAGCGGACCAGTGGCGAAACGGCTATGCATGTCGACCTGCTTACGTCAACCGGCAAGCTCGTGCAGCACCAGTGGGTACGTATCGCTGACGGACGTGGCGAAGGCAATTTCCGCCTGTCGGATACCCTCAGGACAGGCACGTATCGTCTACGCGCCTATACTGATGAAGATGACACCCAGCGACGCCCGGCTTTCGAGCGGTCGGTGGCGATCTATAATCTGTTTCGGAGCGAGCTTTCAATACGGAATGATTCAGTTCCCCAGCCAGTAGACGTTCAGATTTTGCCGGAAGGTGGTCGCTGGATTTTGGGACTGCCCGCACGTCTGGGTGTAAAAATCGTTCAGTCCAATGGGCATGGCCTGCCTACTGAGGGTCGTATTGTCGACGATCTGGGTACTGAAGTCGTTCGCTTCAAAACCAATCCGCAAGGGATGACCAGCGTGTCGATGGAGCCAAAGCCGCAGCGAACGTATTATGCCGACGTAACCTATAATAACCAACCACAACGCGTTCCATTACCCAGGCCCGAAACGGAAGGACTGCTGCTTTCGGCCGATGCGATCAGCGATACAACCCGTATGGCGTTGACCATACTGAGTTCTAACCGCGCTGTTATTGACTCGGCGTATATGCTGATTCAGCAGCACGGTCGTTTGGTCGATCAGCGAAAAATTTTCCTGCAAAATGGGGTGGCGAAAATAAACCTGCCCATGATGACCTGGTTGCCGGGCCTTGCCCAGATCACGCTGTACGATGCCACCGCCATGCCTCAAGCCGAGCGATTGTTTTTTGTACCTGAATTCATTGCGCCGGTTCGTGTGCGGATAGGTCTCAACAAAACCCGGTATCAGCCCCGCGAGCAGGCCATCCTGAGTGTCAATCTGACCGATAACGGAGTACCGGCACTGGCCGCTATTTCGGCGTCGATTACCGATGCCGGTCAGGTGCCGGATGACACTGCCGACGCTACATTGCCAACTCACCTGTTACTAACGGGAGAGCTTCGGGGGCGTATCGAAAATCCCAACCAATACGTCGTGAATCATACTGCCCAAACCCGTCAGTCTCTGGACGATCTGCTATTGACGCAGGGCTGGCGACGGGTCAGTGGCACGCCCCAAACGGATTCACTCGGGGGGGTATCGCTCCGGGGCCGCATTGTGAATGCGAAACATCAACCCATACCCGGCGCACAGCTTATTGTGGCGTCGACAGGACTCGGGAAATCGTTCGTAAAAACGGCCGGGACTGACGAGCAGGGACGCTTTCGGCTGGCGGGGCTGGCCATTGCCGATACGATACAGGTAATGACCCGCGTCACTGATCGTCAGTTAAGAAATGTGGCTACCAAAGAAGCCTTTTGGGTTCAGGAAGGGACCGGCAGCCAATGGGAGACTAGTAAACTACCGGTTCCACTAAACGAATCAACGATGCGATCTCAACTGGAAGCGGCTCGCATCCGGCAGGTAGCAAACACCGATCTTTACCGTGATAAAACGGCGAAAGTGCTGAAAGAAGTTACGGTTCGCGCGCAGAAATATGAGGAGAGACCGGAAGATATTCAACTGCGTAGTTTGCACAATGCGGCTGATGCCGTTGTTAAGTTCGATGAAAAATCGCCCACCTACTCGAATCTGTACGAAATGATGCAGGGTCGATTGACGGGGGTGATGGTTACACGAAAAATCGCCATGGAAGGGGTCCTCAAAAAAGGTGATTATCAGGTATCTATGCGAGGAGGGAATAGTTTTCTGGGTGGTACACAGCCCTTATATTTGATGGATGGCGTGCCTGTTCAGGACCCCGATGGAAACGTTTTGATGTTCTTCAATCCAAGGGATATTGAACGAATCGAAGTATTGAAAAGTGCTGGCGCGGCTGGTATATATGGTTCCCGGGGAGGGAACGGTGTCATTGCTTTTTATTCCAAAGGCGCACGGTATATGTAG
- a CDS encoding AraC family transcriptional regulator gives MADIAFKSGFESEFYFSRIFKKKMAFTPSAYRKTERLPVMSLALK, from the coding sequence ATAGCCGATATAGCGTTCAAATCGGGGTTTGAGTCTGAGTTTTATTTCTCACGTATCTTTAAAAAGAAAATGGCATTTACCCCCAGTGCCTACCGAAAAACGGAGCGTCTACCAGTTATGTCCCTTGCCCTAAAATAG
- a CDS encoding arabinose isomerase produces MQADLITDSLDHSDTVASMSPYGLKVGLFGIGLEAYWAQFDGLQARLEGYLSTLEGAMHRPGVDIVNLGLVDTPEKAMLAGHQFRKADVDIIFLYVTTYALSSTVLPVVRRANVPVIVLNLAPEPAINYQWFNQLGDRTRMTGEWLAYCSACPVPEIASVFKRSNIPFYQVTGMLQNDPTAWSEIDEWIEAARVANIMAHNRLGVLGNYYGGMLDIYSNLTLHCATFGGHIEMIEVDQLTALRETVADEDVRQRVELFTETFDVQPDCTPAELQRAARTSVALDRLVAELDLGSMAYYYKGTGNRNDGPTANENTMSSVILGNSLLTAHGIPVAGEYEVKNAQAMKIMDSFGVGGSFTEYYAMDFTDDVVLMGHDGPGHIAIAEGKTKVRPLQVYHGKVGSGLSVEMSVKQGPVTLLSVVETVAGTIQLLVAQGESVPGPILEIGNTNSRYRFPIGARQFVTDWNSHGPAHHCAVGIGHCANKLKKLGDLLGVAVIQVC; encoded by the coding sequence ATGCAAGCTGATTTAATTACGGATTCACTTGACCATTCTGATACAGTGGCTTCGATGTCGCCTTATGGTTTGAAAGTGGGGTTGTTCGGTATCGGTCTGGAAGCCTACTGGGCTCAGTTCGATGGTTTACAGGCGCGGCTGGAAGGATACCTGAGCACGCTGGAAGGAGCAATGCATCGGCCTGGCGTCGATATCGTCAATCTTGGTCTGGTAGATACGCCCGAAAAAGCGATGCTGGCGGGCCACCAATTCCGGAAGGCCGATGTCGATATCATCTTTTTGTACGTAACGACCTATGCCCTCTCCTCAACGGTGTTGCCCGTGGTACGCCGGGCCAACGTGCCCGTTATTGTGCTGAATCTGGCTCCCGAACCGGCCATCAATTACCAGTGGTTCAATCAACTTGGTGATCGGACACGCATGACCGGCGAGTGGTTGGCCTATTGCTCGGCCTGCCCGGTACCCGAAATTGCGTCGGTTTTCAAGCGGTCCAACATCCCTTTTTATCAGGTAACGGGTATGCTCCAGAATGATCCCACCGCCTGGAGCGAAATTGACGAATGGATCGAAGCCGCCCGTGTGGCTAATATCATGGCCCACAACCGGTTGGGTGTACTGGGAAATTATTACGGGGGGATGCTCGATATCTACTCGAATCTGACCCTGCACTGTGCCACGTTTGGAGGGCACATCGAAATGATTGAGGTTGACCAACTAACGGCTCTGCGTGAAACGGTAGCGGATGAGGATGTCCGCCAGCGTGTTGAGCTGTTTACCGAAACGTTCGACGTCCAACCTGATTGTACACCGGCCGAACTCCAGCGAGCTGCCCGGACGTCGGTCGCTCTCGACCGGCTGGTGGCCGAGCTGGATTTAGGCTCCATGGCCTATTACTACAAAGGCACGGGAAACCGGAACGACGGTCCGACAGCTAATGAAAATACGATGAGTTCGGTTATTCTGGGTAACTCGCTGTTGACGGCCCATGGCATTCCGGTGGCCGGTGAATATGAAGTCAAAAACGCGCAGGCGATGAAAATCATGGATTCGTTTGGCGTTGGCGGCTCCTTTACCGAATACTACGCCATGGATTTTACCGATGATGTCGTGCTGATGGGTCACGATGGGCCAGGCCACATCGCTATTGCCGAAGGGAAAACAAAAGTGCGCCCGCTCCAGGTCTATCACGGCAAAGTTGGCAGTGGGCTTTCCGTAGAAATGTCGGTAAAGCAGGGGCCGGTAACATTACTGTCGGTGGTCGAGACGGTTGCCGGTACGATTCAACTGCTGGTAGCCCAGGGGGAATCCGTTCCGGGCCCGATTCTGGAGATTGGCAACACCAACAGCCGGTATCGCTTCCCGATTGGTGCTCGCCAGTTCGTTACCGACTGGAATAGTCATGGGCCCGCGCACCATTGTGCGGTTGGCATAGGCCATTGTGCCAACAAGCTCAAAAAGCTGGGCGACTTACTGGGCGTAGCAGTCATTCAAGTCTGTTAA